In Desulfuromonas sp., the genomic window CGTCAGTTGGCTCCGCTGGGACAACCTCGTCAGTTGGCTCCGCTGGGACAACCTCGTCAGCCGGTTTCGGGACTACAACATCGGGTGGAACCAGAACCAGCAGTTCTACCCGTCTGTTTAAGGCACGACCCTCCCTGGTCTCATTGGTTGCAATCGGATATGTTTCACCGAAGCCTTGCACATATACACGTTCTGGTTCTACGCCATTTTTCGTGAGTTGCGTTCCATACTGAACAGCACGAGAAAGGGACAAATCCATGTTGTAGCGATCGGACCCTGTGCTGTCGGTATGACCATCAATTCGCATGGCATACCAATTATTGTCTCGGCTCAATTCGACAGCAATCATCGAGAGTGCAGCTGAACCTTCCGGGGTGAGCGCAAACTGGTTCACTTCGAACGCGAATTCCGGCATGAGGAAACGTCGATAAACTTTTGCCCTGTTTGTTGTCGTTGGGTCGATCGGGTGACGTTCGGTCCCTGCCATGGCTGGAGTGCTTACCGTAGATAGCGACTGCTGACCAGCTATCTTGGCGAAAGTTTCGGTAGTTGAAATGTTCTGGTTCGGCTCGAGCAGTATAATCTCTGCGTCGTCCTCGATCAGAACCTCGACCGCACTGGCCGCCGCCGGTGCTGCCAGTATCTCTTCGAGAGTCATAATTGGTATTGCCGGGGAGACAGGCTGTTCCAGGGGCTCGATGACTTCCGGGGCCGGTGGCAAGATCGCCGGCGCAACAGGTGCCTGTTTCGGTTTGACCAGCAAGGGTGAAAGGGTTTTTATTTTGAGAGTATTAACCGGCTCAGTCTTTTCCTCATCAATATCTTCTTTCGGCGGTAACATTTGCTGCTTGATCTGGCTGTAGGTTCCGATACCCTGACATGTTGACAGGCCAATCAGTATTCTCGACTCCGGTCCGGTCGGGCTGAGATTTGAGGAGTAGATTGACTGTCCGTAGCCGATTGAAAGTGTCAAGTGGGGGGAGATGAAGTACTGGAGCCCGGCCATCCATTCACCGCTCTTATCTCCACCGGTAGTTGTCTCGGAATAGGAGTCAGCTTCAGCGATAAGCCGCAGTCGTTCGATCGGGAAAAACTCGATTCCGCCGCCGAAGCCGGTGACGTCTTCAAATGGACCGACGCCGCCAGCTATATTCTCTTCAAGGTCCAGGGTGCCGCCCCAGGCATGCAGCCCGAACTTTTCCTTTTTCAATGAAACGATGCCGCGAATCAGTTTATCGGTCAGGCCGTCCTTGGCAGGATCGTTCGAAACAGCCCGTCTGAACTGAAAATCGACAGCGAATTTCAAAAGTGAGTTACGTTGACCAAAAAGGCGCAGTTTGGTGCCGAGGAGAGAGTAGCCACGACCGCTCGCCTCTTCCTCATCATTGAAGAGCAGGTTGGGAAAGGAGCCATAAGCTTCCATGAAGGAACCGAGGCCGAGGGTTACCGCAAAAGGTACGATTGTCGCGTCATATTCGGTTGCCGGGGTTTGTCCCCATTCGGAGATGTCACTCCAGATTCCGGCGCAGATATTGCCCGAATTAAGTGTTTGCGCTGTCGGTTGAGTCAACAGGCCGGTGGTTCCACAGGTCGTAGGCAGTGACCAGGCGGGACAGGCGATCAATAGAAACAGTACGATTGGCAGAAGAACCCTTGAAGTCGATTTCATCAGTGTCTTTTCCGTGAGATGCAAAGTGTTAATATATATCACTTTTTTGTACAGTGAATCAACAACACGGCACCCTTTGGTGTTTTTTTGTTTGTCTCGTCGTTGAGCGGCAGAGCCACGTTACTCTGCCGGTTCTCAACTCATCGACAATTTTTGCCAGATTCATGCCAAATGGAATTGCGATATGGGTTTCTTTGATGTTTCTTCCGGGCGAATGGCACTCTGCTGATTGTGGCGGCATAAATGAGATTCTGAGCTGATTAATACATCTGATCTCTTCAGGGACTTGCCAGGTTTTTGTCGCCTTTATTTCGACCCGAAGTAGTTTTTGAAACGGTTGCGCAGACGGCGCCATTTCCGCTCGGGCCAGTAACCGTCGAAAATCCAGAATTTGCGAAAACCTTTGAAGTTATCAAGGAACTGCTGCCGTTCATGGTCAAGCTCTTCCTCGCAGAGTCTGATCCAGTTTTTGTAAACGCCGGAAAGATCGACACCTTCGATAAACTGCCTGATGCCGCGCGGCAACCACGTCACAAAAAATCCGGTTTGGAAATCGATGAGATAGGGTGTGCCGTCGGCGGCACGGATGATATTGCCCATGTTGCGCAGGTCGAGATGAACATACCCGGCCCGGTGCATCGCCTTGACCCGGTTTTCAAATTCGATGAAAAATGATTTTGGAAGTTTCTGGTCGCTGTTGCAGAGAAATTTAATCGTTTCTCCACTGATAAATTCCATCGTCAGGGCGCAGGGGCCGATTCGCCTTATATCTCCGGGGATTCCGGGAACTTGACTGAGGCTGTGCAACGCTCTGGTTTCACGGGCAGTCAGAACGCGCCCGACCGTGTTTCTGATCAACCAGGAGCGGGAATAAAATTCTTTAAGAACCAGCTGCCGGCCACCGGTTTCAAATCGATAAACGATAGAGTTGGCGTATTTCCCCTCTCTGAGCAGAACCAGACCATCTTCCGAAATGCCGGGGTCGTCGTATTCGGATTGGAGTAAAGCGATCAGGTGTTTCAGCATTCTTCTGTGCCCGGTTTGGCCTGAATTCAAATCATAAAGGTGAACAGATAGAAAATAGCGTAGACGACCAACAGGCCGATCATGTTCATTGCCCCATGGTTTTCATGGAAGGTTTCCCAGTTCCAGAACAGAACAGCCTGCAGATCAAACCCCTTGAATGACGGGATGAAACGGGGGACCGAATTGTAGTAATCCTCGTAATCCTTACCGAACAGATCAATCAGTTTTTTCTCCTCGCGTTCAACCCGGTTGACCATGTAAAAACCGTAGATAACGGTATAGGGAATTGCCGCCCAGACGCCCGGGACACCGACCAGCAGGAAAATTCCGAGGATAATAAAATAGCGGCTGAGGTACATCGGGTTTCTGACCATGGTGTAGGGCCCGCGGTAAGCGAGAACTTTTTATGTCCTGAGGCAGGACCAGCACCAGAGCTGAGAAATTTCACCGAACAGAGAAACGGCGAATCCGATCCAGAACCAATCCGGGTCAATCAGCGGTGCCACCAGGCATAATGCCGCGACGGCAACAATATAGCGGATTTTCATCCACAATTTGCGCAGTGCCTTGTTATTGAATATGGAGTGTACCTGGTCCAGGGATTTTCCTGAGTTTTCCATGAAAAGAGTCCTTTTTGCGCTATTGATTACAGCAGGCCAGATTGATCTGACCTGACGTTTATACCCTAAGTGCCGGTTTTTCGAAAGGGCATAGTAGTTAAAGAGAGGGGATATTGTCCAGCGCTATTCACGGTTGTTTGCGAAAAAATGTTAATTTTTCATACTCTCTTTACGAAGGAGGTCCTTCTTCAGCAGGTGAATTTCACCTGCTTTTTCAAGGGCTACGCAGGCGTGATGAGCAAGTTGAATCAAGAAATGCAATTCATGATCGGTGAACCGCCCGCCGTTGCTGTTGCCACTGATGACAATAATTCCGACTTCTTTATTGTGAAAATGCAGCGGCGCAGCCAACAGACCTGGAAATTCATAGAGATCGTGCAGCTCGGTTCCGGTTGAAAGTGAGTGATAGTTTGATGGCATATTCTCCGGAACGAGAATCGGCTCACCTTTTTTCAGAAGATGCGATGTCAGGCCGTTGGCAAGGCCACGGGAATACCGGCGGCAGTGCGCCGGGTCGATACCGGAACCGGTTTTAAGACAGAGTTTTTCGCTGTGGTGATCAAGCAGGGCGATAAAACCCCGCCTGGCGTGGATTGTTTTCAGGGTCGAGGCGAGCAACGTTTTGAATAGCTCGCGGACATCTGTTGCGGTGGAGACCATTTCAATCGAACGGTTCAGTTCCTTGATCAGGTTCAGGGAATGCTGAAGGTTGCGATTCTGTTGTTCGAGTTCACTCAGCAACAGTTGGTTCTGATCACGCAGAGCAATGTGAGACAAGACTCTTTCAAGGGTCTTGTCGAGGATCTCTCCGGTGTCGATCGGTCGGACAATGTAATCATAGGCCCCGAGCCGAAGCGCTTGCAGCAGGTTGAAGGAGGAGTCATTGTTGGTGATCAGGATAACTTCTATCGTCGGATGGTGTTGTTTGACCTTCTGGAGCAGATAAAGACCGCTCATGGACGGCAGCTCGGTTTCGGTCAGGACCAGCGAAGCATCCATCTGGTCGAGAAGTACGAGGGCGTCTTCACAGTTGGCGGCTTCGACAATCCCGAAATGCCGCTCTTCAAGCAGTTCGCGAAGTTGTTGTCGGCGGTCGTTATTGTAATCGACAACCAGGATACGATGGTTTACTGACATAGCACCCCTCCGGATTGTTGAATCAACTAAATTATAACAGAATTAAGGCTTTTGTCCGGTACGAAGGACGATAAGGAACTCTTGATCGGGGCAGGAAAAAAATACGGGAATTATGTGATATCCGGGCGATCGCCGCGAGCGCGTTTGTAATAGAATGAAAAAAGTGCAAAAAAGACTCCGAGAGAAATTGCGATGCCGCCAAGCATCGCGAGTCCGGCCCCCGGGTCGCGATTGATCGTCAAAACCGAAATCGTTTGATAGATCGGTCGACTCGGGACCATCTGGAAATTGATATTTCTCAGTTCGTCCGGCAGCCCCTGCCCGAGAAAGTACCAGCCGCGCCATCGCTCCTTGTCGTCTTCGAGCAGTCGCATCAGGTATGCCGGTTCACGCAGGTTGTCGCTGCGGCTCACTATTTGCCCGTTATGGATTATGGCATCAGGAAGAAATGCGTCGGCGATGATCCGGTATCCATTATTGAGGGGAATCGCATCGCCGGCGACAAGCCGATAGCCTTTGCCGACCGTCGGCACAATCACTTCAAAGCCGATCGGCAACTGACCATAAGTGGCGGGTGTGATAACCAGGCCGTTGTGGAGAAGTGGCGTGTTGGTCTTGACCAGACCGCTGGCGACCGGCTGGTTCCCCTTGAGCAGCGTTACACTGTTCAGCATGTCGACCGGGCGACGTTGCTCATTAAGGAGCGGCTCGAAACTGTCGAGACGAAGATAATGTC contains:
- a CDS encoding serine/threonine protein kinase, translating into MLKHLIALLQSEYDDPGISEDGLVLLREGKYANSIVYRFETGGRQLVLKEFYSRSWLIRNTVGRVLTARETRALHSLSQVPGIPGDIRRIGPCALTMEFISGETIKFLCNSDQKLPKSFFIEFENRVKAMHRAGYVHLDLRNMGNIIRAADGTPYLIDFQTGFFVTWLPRGIRQFIEGVDLSGVYKNWIRLCEEELDHERQQFLDNFKGFRKFWIFDGYWPERKWRRLRNRFKNYFGSK